From a single Coturnix japonica isolate 7356 chromosome 25, Coturnix japonica 2.1, whole genome shotgun sequence genomic region:
- the LOC107324433 gene encoding SLAM family member 8-like isoform X1, with protein MEGDLARSAARLPVLLLALLGFVPELLFGQVQAQPQQVSGILGGSVLLSPVLPPGSRVKEIEWSFSSGASATIQVAEFGPGGFERPDPQDRFKQRLEMPNATALMIRALELGDSGIYGARIKLHPALVEDQSFNLSVYESVPRPRTHSQLLASTLEWCNLTLQCQGTGKGAVNVTWRRDNGHQELGTDRSQLSPDGTTLRLALQPGTANATYTCTVSNPADQKVVPFDLQSICRSGGGQVSFSKSGYIVLTLILLAVSLGGAFWCWRLNSEKSADPAATPTAPAEESPPEPQYTEIVHRSPPEGNDQGLRPPENNPEPTSTEKAPAPGSTVYEQIQQEPEETAEEAPTAPEHQDATEGL; from the exons atggAGGGGGACTTGGCCAGGAGCGCAGCCCGGCTGCCCGTgttgctgctggcactgctcgGCTTCGTGCCAG AGCTCCTGTTTGGCCAGGTGCAGGCGCAGCCCCAGCAGGTCTCTGGCATCCTGGGGGGTTCGGTGCTGCTCTCCCCTGTGCTGCCACCCGGCAGCAGGGTGAAGGAGATCGAATGGAGCTTCTCCTCTGGTGCCAGTGCCACTATCCAGGTGGCTGAGTTTGGCCCAGGGGGCTTCGAGCGCCCGGACCCCCAGGACCGTTTCAAGCAGCGACTGGAGATGCCCAACGCCACAGCACTGATGATCAGAGCCCTGGAACTGGGAGACAgcgggatctatggggcacgGATCAAACTGCACCCAGCGCTGGTGGAGGACCAATCCTTCAACCTCTCTGTCTATG AGTCGGTGCCAAGGCCCCGGAcccacagccagctgctggCCAGCACCCTGGAGTGGTGTAACCTGACCTTGCAGTGCCAAGGCACTGGCAAAGGGGCTGTCAATGTCACCTGGAGGAGGGACAACGGCCATCAGGAGCTGGGCACCGACCGCTCGCAGCTGTCCCCGGATGGCACCACGCTGCGCCTGGCCCTACAGCCTGGCACTGCCAATGCCACCTACACATGCACTGTCAGCAACCCTGCTGACCAGAAGGTCGTCCCCTTCGACTTGCAGAGCATCTGCcgcagtggag GGGGACAAGTGTCCTTCTCCAAGTCAGGGTACATCGTCCTCAccctcatcctgctggctgTGAGCCTTGGCGGAGCCTTCTGGTGCTGGAGGCTCAACAGTGAGAAGTCAGCAGATCCAG CTGCCACCCCCACGGCACCGGCTGAGGAGAGCCCCCCAGAGCCTCAATACACTGAGATCGTGCACCGCAGCCCCCCGGAAGGTAATGACCAG GGCCTACGTCCCCCTGAAAACAACCCGGAACCAACTTCAACAGAGAAAGcaccagcaccaggcagcaccGTGTATGAACAGATCCAACAGGAGCCAGAGGAAACGGCCGAGGAG GCACCAACAGCGCCGGAGCATCAGGATGCAACCGAAGGGCTGTAA
- the LOC107324433 gene encoding SLAM family member 8-like isoform X2, whose product MEGDLARSAARLPVLLLALLGFVPELLFGQVQAQPQQVSGILGGSVLLSPVLPPGSRVKEIEWSFSSGASATIQVAEFGPGGFERPDPQDRFKQRLEMPNATALMIRALELGDSGIYGARIKLHPALVEDQSFNLSVYESVPRPRTHSQLLASTLEWCNLTLQCQGTGKGAVNVTWRRDNGHQELGTDRSQLSPDGTTLRLALQPGTANATYTCTVSNPADQKVVPFDLQSICRSGGGQVSFSKSGYIVLTLILLAVSLGGAFWCWRLNSEKSADPAATPTAPAEESPPEPQYTEIVHRSPPEGNDQGLRPPENNPEPTSTEKAPAPGSTVYEQIQQEPEETAEEVT is encoded by the exons atggAGGGGGACTTGGCCAGGAGCGCAGCCCGGCTGCCCGTgttgctgctggcactgctcgGCTTCGTGCCAG AGCTCCTGTTTGGCCAGGTGCAGGCGCAGCCCCAGCAGGTCTCTGGCATCCTGGGGGGTTCGGTGCTGCTCTCCCCTGTGCTGCCACCCGGCAGCAGGGTGAAGGAGATCGAATGGAGCTTCTCCTCTGGTGCCAGTGCCACTATCCAGGTGGCTGAGTTTGGCCCAGGGGGCTTCGAGCGCCCGGACCCCCAGGACCGTTTCAAGCAGCGACTGGAGATGCCCAACGCCACAGCACTGATGATCAGAGCCCTGGAACTGGGAGACAgcgggatctatggggcacgGATCAAACTGCACCCAGCGCTGGTGGAGGACCAATCCTTCAACCTCTCTGTCTATG AGTCGGTGCCAAGGCCCCGGAcccacagccagctgctggCCAGCACCCTGGAGTGGTGTAACCTGACCTTGCAGTGCCAAGGCACTGGCAAAGGGGCTGTCAATGTCACCTGGAGGAGGGACAACGGCCATCAGGAGCTGGGCACCGACCGCTCGCAGCTGTCCCCGGATGGCACCACGCTGCGCCTGGCCCTACAGCCTGGCACTGCCAATGCCACCTACACATGCACTGTCAGCAACCCTGCTGACCAGAAGGTCGTCCCCTTCGACTTGCAGAGCATCTGCcgcagtggag GGGGACAAGTGTCCTTCTCCAAGTCAGGGTACATCGTCCTCAccctcatcctgctggctgTGAGCCTTGGCGGAGCCTTCTGGTGCTGGAGGCTCAACAGTGAGAAGTCAGCAGATCCAG CTGCCACCCCCACGGCACCGGCTGAGGAGAGCCCCCCAGAGCCTCAATACACTGAGATCGTGCACCGCAGCCCCCCGGAAGGTAATGACCAG GGCCTACGTCCCCCTGAAAACAACCCGGAACCAACTTCAACAGAGAAAGcaccagcaccaggcagcaccGTGTATGAACAGATCCAACAGGAGCCAGAGGAAACGGCCGAGGAGGTGACATAG